From a single Nicotiana tomentosiformis chromosome 2, ASM39032v3, whole genome shotgun sequence genomic region:
- the LOC104109592 gene encoding uncharacterized protein isoform X2, whose product MGEEEASEQQPIRESMGEEGAVDQIEVPTEAVEKPSEESSYRWPVIQYDVPPYRTYHFFNHFRTPSNPNNFLKGVKWPYDESGWLADTSSSAADTDSYAASLVMSEGESVYDYCWYPYMSSSSPETCVFASTARDHPIHLWDATTGQLRCTYRAYDAMDEITAAFSVAFNPAGNKIFAGYNKSIRIFDVHRPGRDFTQHSTLQGNKEGQSGIISSIAFCPSHSGLLATGSYSQTTAIHREDNMELLYVLHGQEGGVTHVQFSKDGNYLYSGGRKDPYILCWDIRKTVEIVYKLYRSSETTNQRIYFDIEPQGQHLGSGGQDGSVHIYNLQTGQWVSSFRAASDTVNGFSFHPFLPMAASSSGHRRFGVLDDAYEDMLLTGDENCVSVWSFSYSASLENADSPSSGGSNGKDELQDLHQEA is encoded by the exons ATGGGGGAAGAAGAAGCTTCAGAGCAGCAGCCCATTAGAGAATCAATGGGTGAAGAGGGAGCTGTAGACCAGATAGAAGTCCCAACTGAAGCTGTAGAAAAACCATCGGAAGAATCTTCTTACCGTTGGCCAGTTATTCAATATGATGTTCCCCCATATCGAACCTATCATTTCTTCAACCACTTCAGAACTCCTTCTAACCCTAACAATTTCTTAAAGGGTGTTAAATG GCCGTATGATGAAAGTGGATGGCTTGCTGATACTTCTTCATCAGCTGCTGATACAG ATTCTTATGCTGCAAGCCTTGTCATGAGTGAGGGGGAGTCTGTATATGACTATTGCTGGTATCCCTATATGTCTTCTTCAA GTCCAGAGACATGTGTTTTTGCAAGTACTGCCCGTGATCACCCTATTCATCTCTGGGATGCTACTACTGGACAG TTACGCTGTACTTACCGTGCTTATGATGCCATGGACGAGATCACTGCTGCCTTCTCAGTTGCCTTCAACCCAGCAGGGAATAA GATATTTGCTGGATACAACAAATCCATAAGAATATTTGATGTTCATCGGCCTGGTAGAGATTTTACCCAGCACTCCACCCTTCAAGGAAATAAAGAAGGGCAATCAG GCATTATATCCTCAATTGCTTTCTGTCCAAGCCATTCAGGGTTGCTGGCCACAGGATCCTATAGCCAAACTACTGCCATACATAGAGAAGATAACATGGAACTTCTCTATGTATTGCATGGTCAAGAAGGTGGGGTAACACAT GTCCAATTCTCAAAAGACGGAAACTACTTGTACTCTGGTGGCAGGAAG GACCCTTACATACTGTGCTGGGACATTCGGAAGACTGTTGAAATTGTTTACAA GCTGTACAGATCATCAGAAACTACCAATCAGCGCATATATTTTGATATTGAACCTCAGGGTCAGCATCTTGGCTCGGGAGGACAG GATGGCTCAGTTCACATTTATAATCTTCAAACTGGACAGTGGGTGTCCAGCTTCCGAGCTGCATCAG ACACGGTGAATGGTTTTTCCTTTCATCCTTTCTTGCCAATGGCTGCCTCTTCGTCAGGCCACCGGAGATTTGGAGTTTTAGATGACGCCTACGAGGATATGCTCCTTACTG GTGATGAAAATTGTGTTTCTGTGTGGAGCTTCTCCTATTCAGCATCCTTAGAAAATGCTGATAGCCCCAGTTCGGGAGGCTCAAATGGTAAAGATGAGCTTCAGGACCTTCATCAAGAAGCTTGA
- the LOC104109593 gene encoding putative FBD-associated F-box protein At1g61330: MEASSSGSKIKRVLVPNPRKRFRRNSLETNNNDESNNSTVYLPNEIVDRIFTFLPIEYAITSSSLVAKPYRYSWLYSRDLCFDKDFRRRCRARQWSEASVVNYILLRHLGDKISSFKLNVSPIPYAAYFENWFKMVASKGVEEFQVELIQPYQYCQIKSDIFTEPTLRVLKLVRCELFLSQKLSGLQFLKSLSLSMIPVPPFFTKKLLSSCLLLESLALEGCSLIGEINIEGLNRFSALVLRHCIDLILVTINTPSISTLHYSGKINKIKFVDPMVIRLKDVILDFGATKGLQHIAHRDDLMEVLRDVETLSITNAVLEGLSPRFVDFEYRDVEFYFQNLKELQLVRRGLSFVNPWDILCFVKNCPNIERLFIDFGLYAMEVGSYWNLVAKEKFEKCQTEFPQLKLLKVKRFKKLELEEKLVKYFLLHATSLESLILLEAKNYRHEIKLSDIIYYKTVSNLATVSTYSAYQDQSRVFPKHRVLQ; the protein is encoded by the exons atgGAAGCTTCAAGTTCAGGGTCCAAAATAAAGCGAGTTTTGGTGCCAAATCCAAGGAAAAGATTTAGGAGAAACTCTTtggaaacaaataataatgatGAATCCAATAATTCTACTGTGTATCTTCCTAATGAAATTGTTGATAGGATTTTCACTTTTTTACCTATCGAATATGCTATTACTTCTTCTTCTCTTGTTGCTAAACCATATAGATATTCATGGTTATATTCTCGTGACCTTTGTTTTGATAAAGATTTTAGGCGACGTTGTCGAGCCAGACAATGGTCAGAGGCGTCAGTTGTTAATTATATATTACTGAGGCACTTAGGTGACAAAATTAGTAGCTTTAAATTAAATGTTAGTCCTATACCATATGCTGCTTATTTTGAGAATTGGTTTAAAATGGTTGCTTCAAAAGGCGTAGAAGAGTTTCAAGTAGAGTTAATTCAACCTTATCAGTATTGTCAAATAAAATCTGATATCTTCACTGAGCCAACTCTTCGCGTCTTAAAATTAGTCCGTTGTGAATTGTTTTTGTCACAAAAATTGAGTGGTTTACAATTCTTGAAATCTcttagtctaagtatgattcctGTGCCACCTTTTTTTACTAAAAAGTTGTTGTCAAGCTGTTTGCTTCTTGAATCTTTGGCTCTAGAGGGTTGTTCTTTGATTGGTGAAATTAATATTGAAGGTTTGAATAGGTTTAGTGCTCTTGTGCTTAGACATTGCATTGACTTAATTTTGGTCACTATTAATACTCCAAGTATTAGCACACTTCATTATAGTGGTAAGATTAACAAAATCAAGTTTGTGGATCCAATGGTCATAAGATTAAAAGATGTGATCTTGGATTTTGGTGCTACAAAAGGGCTTCAACATATAGCTCATAGGGATGATTTGATGGAAGTTTTGAGAGATGTTGAGACTCTCTCAATTACCAATGCTGTTCTTGAG GGGCTTTCTCCAAGATTTGTGGATTTTGAATACAGAGATGTGGAATTCTATTTTCAGAATTTGAAGGAACTTCAATTGGTTAGACGTGGATTGAGCTTTGTCAACCCTTGGGACATTCTTTGTTTTGTCAAGAATTGTCCCAACATAGAGAGACTCTTTATTGAT TTTGGTCTTTATGCAATGGAAGTTGGAAGCTATTGGAATTTGGTGGCAAAGGAAAAATTTGAGAAGTGCCAAACAGAATTCCCACAACTCAAGTTATTGAAGGTGAAGAGGTTTAAGAAACTTGAGCTTGAAGAAAAATTGGTGAAATATTTCTTGTTGCATGCTACGTCTCTAGAGTCTTTAATTTTGTTGGAAGCAAAAAATTATCGTCATGAAATTAAACTGAGCGATATCATTTATTATAAAACAGTTTCAAACCTAGCTACTGTTTCTACCTATAGTGCTTATCAAGATCAAAGTCGTGTGTTTCCTAAGCATAGAGTCCTGCAGTGA
- the LOC104109592 gene encoding uncharacterized protein isoform X1, translating into MGEEEASEQQPIRESMGEEGAVDQIEVPTEAVEKPSEESSYRWPVIQYDVPPYRTYHFFNHFRTPSNPNNFLKGVKWSPDGSCFLTCSDDNTFCSFTLPYDESGWLADTSSSAADTDSYAASLVMSEGESVYDYCWYPYMSSSSPETCVFASTARDHPIHLWDATTGQLRCTYRAYDAMDEITAAFSVAFNPAGNKIFAGYNKSIRIFDVHRPGRDFTQHSTLQGNKEGQSGIISSIAFCPSHSGLLATGSYSQTTAIHREDNMELLYVLHGQEGGVTHVQFSKDGNYLYSGGRKDPYILCWDIRKTVEIVYKLYRSSETTNQRIYFDIEPQGQHLGSGGQDGSVHIYNLQTGQWVSSFRAASDTVNGFSFHPFLPMAASSSGHRRFGVLDDAYEDMLLTGDENCVSVWSFSYSASLENADSPSSGGSNGKDELQDLHQEA; encoded by the exons ATGGGGGAAGAAGAAGCTTCAGAGCAGCAGCCCATTAGAGAATCAATGGGTGAAGAGGGAGCTGTAGACCAGATAGAAGTCCCAACTGAAGCTGTAGAAAAACCATCGGAAGAATCTTCTTACCGTTGGCCAGTTATTCAATATGATGTTCCCCCATATCGAACCTATCATTTCTTCAACCACTTCAGAACTCCTTCTAACCCTAACAATTTCTTAAAGGGTGTTAAATG GTCCCCGGATGGTTCTTGCTTCCTCACTTGCTCTGATGATAATACCTTTTGTTCTTTTACCTT GCCGTATGATGAAAGTGGATGGCTTGCTGATACTTCTTCATCAGCTGCTGATACAG ATTCTTATGCTGCAAGCCTTGTCATGAGTGAGGGGGAGTCTGTATATGACTATTGCTGGTATCCCTATATGTCTTCTTCAA GTCCAGAGACATGTGTTTTTGCAAGTACTGCCCGTGATCACCCTATTCATCTCTGGGATGCTACTACTGGACAG TTACGCTGTACTTACCGTGCTTATGATGCCATGGACGAGATCACTGCTGCCTTCTCAGTTGCCTTCAACCCAGCAGGGAATAA GATATTTGCTGGATACAACAAATCCATAAGAATATTTGATGTTCATCGGCCTGGTAGAGATTTTACCCAGCACTCCACCCTTCAAGGAAATAAAGAAGGGCAATCAG GCATTATATCCTCAATTGCTTTCTGTCCAAGCCATTCAGGGTTGCTGGCCACAGGATCCTATAGCCAAACTACTGCCATACATAGAGAAGATAACATGGAACTTCTCTATGTATTGCATGGTCAAGAAGGTGGGGTAACACAT GTCCAATTCTCAAAAGACGGAAACTACTTGTACTCTGGTGGCAGGAAG GACCCTTACATACTGTGCTGGGACATTCGGAAGACTGTTGAAATTGTTTACAA GCTGTACAGATCATCAGAAACTACCAATCAGCGCATATATTTTGATATTGAACCTCAGGGTCAGCATCTTGGCTCGGGAGGACAG GATGGCTCAGTTCACATTTATAATCTTCAAACTGGACAGTGGGTGTCCAGCTTCCGAGCTGCATCAG ACACGGTGAATGGTTTTTCCTTTCATCCTTTCTTGCCAATGGCTGCCTCTTCGTCAGGCCACCGGAGATTTGGAGTTTTAGATGACGCCTACGAGGATATGCTCCTTACTG GTGATGAAAATTGTGTTTCTGTGTGGAGCTTCTCCTATTCAGCATCCTTAGAAAATGCTGATAGCCCCAGTTCGGGAGGCTCAAATGGTAAAGATGAGCTTCAGGACCTTCATCAAGAAGCTTGA